The genome window aaatataaagaccaAGATTAAGATGAGGGAAAGAGTGTATTCACTAACACGTGAAAAAGTCATTTTACTGATGTAGGCATTCATTTTTGCTCGACAGAAATTACTCAATTGCCGATCTATCTATAATATTATCtatagctgttttcccgcagtttaGTTTagtaatggtgaaagaatatttgaaatcggtccagtagtttttgagtttatccattacaaacaaacaaagttttcctctttataatattagtatagatggagACAATAAATACAGTAtcagtctttttttaatttgtgttaatCTCTTATGTCAATCTCCATAATAATGAGGCCAGAGACTAAAGTGCTGACACATGAGTTTCAAGTCTTATGGAGTATAGCTAcactcaaaatattaatatactgtCTCAAATTAAAATTGGACTGTAGCAACATGAATATCATGCTGTTGATTGATTGCATGTGCTGTCAACATTGACTTTGAAATTATGACTGTGTAAACAGCACAATATTTTCAAACTACTGTAATAATGTACAATACTTACCAATACAACATAAGCACTCTTGACATCATCATCCTTCACAATATACCCTTTACCAATATCTCTTCGGAATTTTCCTAAGGCTATTCTAGTTCTTATATCAACCACAGGGATATTGTATATCTTCTCTAAGTAATTCTTCATGTCATATTTGGTCATTTCCATGGAGCAGTGAAACTGAACTACATTAGGGAGTTGCTTTGGCTCTGGTCGTACAAGTTTCATCCAGAAGTTAGGCAAGAACACCCTTAACTGAGGGTTGCCTCTTTGGTATATTGGGTACCTGGAATTTTgtaaaacgtatttttatttttacactgctgtgtattttaataaccaaaaatcatcatcatcatctcagccataggacgtccactgctgaacataggcctcccccttagatctccacagatacctgttgagATTAACCAAAAATACTTCTGACctaatgaataattaatttaagtattacATAATTACATGGACTTACCATCGAGTAGACATTTTGATTATCAATTGTTtagtttacttaaatatttttaattttacattagCTGTTGATCTATTTCCTAACCTTAAAATCTTGTTAAGTGACGTAACTTCTATAATGTCTATGCTGTGCTAATATTCTGTGTCTATTGCAAATCCACAGATTATCTCAACTTGTCACTCGCTGAGAGGCCCTCTCTATTATATTTGTGTAAGCTGCCGGCTTCAAAACCGTTCGAAAAGCCGCACTGCGCTCTGTGTTACATGAAAAATAAGTGAACGCTCGTACGTAGAGACACAAAAGCACCATTACGGCCACGCAACGATCCGAGAAGACTCTCCATTTTGAATGAGCCGAATTCGATAAGAAGTGGGATAGAGAGGGCCTCTACGTGCAGTGATCTTTCTCGCAACCACATAGCCTATGTTTAATTCTGTCCATTTGTTTAGGTTTGTACAGAGAAGTCTTATTTTATGCTAAATCTGGTATAGCTAcggaaatataatatttgagaTGAGTGATGAGTATAATATTTGTGATGCAATACTATTTGAGATGAGTCTGTCAAATGAAATCTGAATGTCAGTCGGCTAGTCATCAATCTGTCAGTTAATTGTAAAGATGGCGGTGGCTCTGTCACCCGATCAGGAGTTGGTAAGTAATTTAACGATATTTTAATGGAAATGTAAAAATTAATGGGCATTTAACACGAAAATTCCCTTTTTAGGCAATAATGTCTTACAAGGTTGCAAGGCagtgacttttttattttgattttcttaGAGGATGTGGTTTGCGACTTGCTTCGTTTACCATGTCatcaatgtttgttttgattacTTCGTGTCTTGTTGTTACAGTTAAAAAGTTTCCTCTGAATAAAATCGGCGTCCCATTTGTTCTTCCCGAGTGTAAATTACAAGCCCATTTTAAGCTATACTCGATTGAGGCATCTACATCCTCAGATAAAATTGATTCTATGTGCATTCTACATGATTCTGGGTATTCAACATGACAATATATGCGTGTAGCTCCTCCTATTTCCGCTTCGATCTTTTTTTAGATCATCTTCGTATCTGAATCCGTAATTTCTTAGCTGATATGTAACAAAGAGTGTAAACAGTAAAACTAATTCTTATACCTTACATAGATGTATGAAAGGTGTTTTTTCGTTAATGACTTGAAGTAAAACGTATAATGATGTTTGATATTAGCTAattaaattggttttattttctgtttagtTTATGAACAATAGTTCGATTATTTAAAAACAGCAGTTCTAATGAGGACTGAtggttgtttaaaaattttattcatttgtgttgaataaatatttacgagTCAGATTATACATAAACAATGGTAAACAAGGACCGGCAAGGCCCACCCAATATTGGTTATTGATTCTCCTTTATGTGCCTGTCTGATTTGATACTACCCAAGCTGCAGTCTGACTGCATTACATTCCCTCATGTAGTCTCCAAAATTGTTCTATTTGCAACTTTTATATAGAATCATTTTGGAAGCACATAGAATCACAACTTACATAAACAGTTATATTTTAACTCTAGCTGTTTTCCCATGGTGTCACTTGTGTCTCGTTGGAATTACTGcccatacccggataaaatatagcctatatagCTTCCCAACAATTAAAATTTTTTGTGTGTATTCAGTGGCAAAATAAACACTCAACAGACTTGCAGGAACTGACTTCTAGAGCCATGTCAAAAGTTTTACTTTGTCTCTATGTGGTTTctatgttttttgtaaaatcttttttaacttttaaatttattttcaatgaCATGACAATTGCTGGGGTTGCATCACACATTTTGTCTGTGGAAGGAATTACTTAATACAGTCAAAACCGTTTAAGGCGTCATCATTTTGAATGACATACCAGTTAATTTGACCAAAATCAAAGGTGCTGGCTGAATGCTATATGCTATACCTGTCACTGGTTATTGTAACTATCGGTTTTTACAACTAAATATGAGTAGTACCTTCGATGTCATTATAACGGATTTTAACTGTACTCAGAAATTAAAGAATCAATCAAGCAATTTCCTTTAACCTGGCTTAAGAAtgtgggtttttttttgttgcaatgaCTAGTCTTCTTAAGTATTTGTGGACTCAGgtctataatttatttgtgatcTTTCATTctagaatatttaatttaattttaaattatattgcaaGCGTGGCTTATCTGTTTATTGTAGTGATTATATTTAGCTCCTCGGTACGCCGGCACGCTGGCGATCGGTACCTAAGTACGTCAAGTGTACCATACTATCGCCGAAACGTTTATAATTAGAACCCGAAATCTTGAATAGTGTATGCACATTTCAAAAATTTGTCTTCATTGTTAACCGAAAAATTTGGAAACCAGCTGTCATGGCATGTGATGCAGAGGAATGAGGATCATGTtatgaggaaggtgatgagcatGAATGTGGAAGGGGAttaccaaagaaacgatggatggatttttTGGAAGCCTACATGGCTATTAAGGATGTTGCTTGTGAGATGATGGCTCATAGAAaaatatggaagaagaaaacatactgCGCTgagcccaaataaaattggaataaagTATCATCATGCTCCTGCTGATGATACTTATCCCGTATGGATAGATAGaaagatataataaatagaaaactCCCCGTTTATAAACATTAGGTACTCTTTTAGCTCTTAATCTAGCtgtattattcaaataataataaaggatTTCAGCTGTGACTTGTGTTAATTTATTTGTCCAGTTTGAATAAAACTATTGTTGAATTAATTGCTTTTGTGTAGCTGTAGAACAACACTGTCTTTCGAAAGGTGTAGCGTTTTTGTTTCTATGTAACGAAATTAGATCACATTCAGAACAATGTGTTCAAGGAACCGTGTTTGGTCGGTTACGATATGGTTCAGAGCTTCACTATTCTCGCTTCTGGACACAGGATCTTTTATCCCTGCGGTGTCATTGACACAAGTTTATATAGCATGCTTTACATTACACTCGTGCTTGTATTTATCTATACAGTCACGAGAATATATTTCGCTCGAGTTTGACTCATTCATGCCGTTTCTCAATAAACGATAAGACCCACACACCCCACCGCGATATTGGTGTTGTAACTTGTTTGATTTTCTATAGTTATACAATTTTGTGCATCGTTGTTTGTGGGGAAGCGTATCTTTACTTTTAAACAGTAGTATAACATTTCAGTCTGTTCGGTTATTGATCATCTATAATTATCGGAAGAGACTAGGACAAAATCATGGTAGGCGACATATATTATTGTAACAACTCGTATTTTGTTCTAGAAAGAATTTCTGTTTCTGTGGAGCAGTGTCATACATAAGGCTGTAAAATTTTTCGTCTACTCCTTAGATAGGTATCGGTGTTTGTCAATATGAGTACCTGGAAGATAAGGTGGTGAACCCACGGTCAAATTTTTACGAGCTCTTGTAATCTGAGATTTGCTCAGGTGTGGCTTGTTCCGAGAATTGCCATTTTCGGAATATAAACCACTATTAGAGGACTGTATGCGTCCGTGGTACACGTCATTTACAAACACATCAGGTGGTCAGGTGTTATGAGTTAAGCAAGTATGCGGGGATTATTGGGATGAGGAAAACTGAAGATGGAGCTATGGCAAAGCTTGATGTATACCTAGTTTTGGTCACGGATCTTGGATTTGAAAGCTAACTTACAAAATCTGGAATAGAGCAGCTATACTGCATAATATTTTTGGAGTTTTGATACAACCTGGTTATCGAAAGGTTTTCCCCGCAAGTATCTTTGAAGCGG of Helicoverpa zea isolate HzStark_Cry1AcR chromosome 15, ilHelZeax1.1, whole genome shotgun sequence contains these proteins:
- the LOC124637138 gene encoding 39S ribosomal protein L23, mitochondrial translates to MSTRWYPIYQRGNPQLRVFLPNFWMKLVRPEPKQLPNVVQFHCSMEMTKYDMKNYLEKIYNIPVVDIRTRIALGKFRRDIGKGYIVKDDDVKSAYVVLPKDMKFEYPNIFGKEKDGERDEEKALTEAKKSFKNYIERNKDRTDVPSWFSI